The Thermobifida halotolerans sequence CCGATGACCGCGCGACTGCTTCCTCAGGGGCAGGGGACCCGGTGGTCAGGGGCATGCCCCTGATGCTCGCGCGGCCAAGCCCCTCACCCGCGCGGAACCAACAAAAACTCCGTAGGCCGCTTCCGCGGGGCCGGGGCGGCGGTGGTGTCAGACGAGTTCGAGGCCGCCGTCGACAGTGAGGACCTGGCCGGTCAGCCAGGTGGACGCGGGGTCGGCCAGACGCAGGATCCAGACGGCGATCTCGTGGGGCTGGCCCCGGCGGCCCAGCGGGACGCGCGCGGCCTCCTCCCGCCTGATCCGTTCGATCTCGGAGTCGGACAGGCCGGCGGCCGCCAGCGCCTCGCTCTCGGTGGGGCCGGGGGCCAGCGCGTTGACCCGGACACCGTCGCCGGCGAGCTCGACCGCCCAGGTGCGGGTGAGTGACTCCAGCGCGGCCTTGGACGCGGCGTAGTGGGCGGCGCCGGGCAGGGGACGGTGGCCGTAGGTGCTGGAGACGTTGACGATGGAGCCACCACTGGAGCGCAGGTGGGGCAGGGCCGCGGCGGCCAGCAGGCTGGGCGCGGTGACGTTGAGGGAGAACAGGGCCTCCACTCGGGCCGCGTCGGTGTCCTCCAGCGGCATCACCGCGGTGACCCCGGCGTTGTTGACGAGTGTGTCGACGCGCCCCCAGCGGCGGACCGCGGCGTCGACGACTCCTGCGGCGGCGCCGGGGTCGCGCAGGTCGGCGGTGTGGACGGTGATGCGGGGGTGCAGGTCGGCGGTGGCGGCCAGGGCTTCGGGGCGGCGTCCGACGCCCAGGACGTGGGCTCCGGCGTCGGCGAGGGCGACGGCCGTGGCGCGGCCGATCCCGGATCCGGCTCCGGTGACGACGGCCACCCGGCCGGTGAGGTGGTCCTGGTGTACTCCGGTCATCACAACCCCCTTGTTCGATGTTCGTAGAACATCGAA is a genomic window containing:
- a CDS encoding SDR family NAD(P)-dependent oxidoreductase, with protein sequence MTGVHQDHLTGRVAVVTGAGSGIGRATAVALADAGAHVLGVGRRPEALAATADLHPRITVHTADLRDPGAAAGVVDAAVRRWGRVDTLVNNAGVTAVMPLEDTDAARVEALFSLNVTAPSLLAAAALPHLRSSGGSIVNVSSTYGHRPLPGAAHYAASKAALESLTRTWAVELAGDGVRVNALAPGPTESEALAAAGLSDSEIERIRREEAARVPLGRRGQPHEIAVWILRLADPASTWLTGQVLTVDGGLELV